A single genomic interval of Novosphingobium ginsenosidimutans harbors:
- a CDS encoding Hsp20 family protein: MNRFDFTPYRRTMVGFDRLFDLLENHNRLNSGDNYPPFNIERRGEESYRITLAVAGFKPADIEITAQQNLLVIQGRKGEEPQAGQFLHVGIAQRGFERRFELADYVRVEAANLEDGLLIIDLVREVPEAMKPKKIPVGTLKALSVVSDTADESSVAA, encoded by the coding sequence ATGAACCGTTTTGACTTTACCCCCTATCGCCGCACCATGGTTGGGTTTGATCGGCTGTTCGATCTGCTGGAAAACCACAACCGTCTGAACAGCGGTGACAATTACCCCCCGTTCAACATCGAGCGCCGCGGCGAGGAAAGCTATCGCATCACCCTGGCGGTGGCAGGATTCAAGCCCGCGGATATCGAGATTACCGCTCAGCAGAACCTGCTGGTGATCCAGGGCCGCAAGGGTGAAGAGCCCCAGGCCGGGCAGTTCCTGCATGTCGGCATCGCCCAGCGCGGGTTTGAGCGCCGCTTCGAACTGGCCGACTATGTCCGGGTTGAAGCCGCCAATCTTGAGGACGGCCTGCTGATCATCGATCTGGTCCGCGAAGTGCCGGAGGCGATGAAGCCGAAGAAGATCCCGGTTGGCACCCTGAAGGCACTGAGCGTGGTGAGCGACACAGCTGACGAAAGCAGTGTTGCCGCCTGA
- a CDS encoding CTP synthase, which yields MARFIFITGGVVSSLGKGLMAASLAALLQARGFKVRIRKFDPYLNVDPGTMSPYQHGEVFVTDDGAETDLDLGHYERFTGVSARQADNITSGRIYRDIITKERRGDYLGATVQVVPHVTDEIKRFALADTDDLDFVLCEIGGTVGDIEGLPFIEAIRQLRNELGRDKFCSVHVTLVPYVSAAGELKTKPTQHSVRELTSLGVQPDLLLCRCEHPLPENERAKIALFCNVRKEAVIQALDASSIYAVPLQYHAEGLDAEVLHHFGMTSAAPDLSRWVDIVDRYQHPEGEVTIGVVGKYVGLPDAYKSLNEALVHGGMANRVKVNIKWIDAELFEAGDDEIVNRLEPMHGILVPGGFGVRGSEGKIASVRFARERKVPFFGICLGMQMACIEGARNTAGIAGAGSTEFGEPAEPVVGIITEWMSAEGLQKRGANTDLGGTMRLGAYEAKLGANSHVSSVYGGATTISERHRHRYEVNSAYRDALEQGGLVFSGMSPDGLLPEIVERPDHPWFIGVQFHPELKSRPFDPHPLFAGFIAAAVQQARLV from the coding sequence CCGGCGGCGTGGTCTCCTCGCTTGGCAAAGGTCTTATGGCGGCAAGCCTTGCAGCGCTGCTGCAGGCTCGCGGATTCAAGGTCCGCATCCGCAAGTTCGATCCCTATCTGAACGTCGATCCGGGCACGATGAGCCCCTATCAGCACGGCGAAGTCTTCGTGACCGACGATGGCGCGGAGACCGATCTCGACCTGGGCCACTACGAACGCTTTACCGGCGTTTCGGCGCGCCAGGCGGACAACATCACGTCAGGCCGGATCTATCGCGACATCATCACGAAGGAGCGCCGTGGCGATTACCTGGGCGCGACGGTCCAGGTCGTCCCGCACGTAACCGACGAGATCAAGCGCTTCGCCCTGGCCGATACCGACGACCTCGATTTCGTGCTGTGCGAAATTGGCGGCACGGTCGGCGATATCGAAGGCCTGCCCTTCATCGAAGCGATCCGCCAGCTGCGCAACGAGCTGGGGCGTGACAAGTTCTGTTCGGTCCACGTCACGCTGGTGCCCTATGTTTCGGCCGCCGGTGAGCTCAAGACCAAGCCGACCCAGCACTCAGTCCGCGAACTGACCAGCCTGGGCGTCCAGCCAGATCTGCTGCTGTGCCGCTGCGAGCATCCTTTGCCCGAAAACGAGCGCGCCAAGATCGCGCTGTTCTGCAACGTCCGCAAGGAAGCCGTGATCCAGGCGCTTGATGCCAGCAGCATCTACGCCGTGCCGCTGCAGTACCATGCAGAGGGCCTCGACGCGGAAGTGCTGCACCATTTCGGCATGACGAGTGCGGCGCCGGATCTGTCGCGCTGGGTCGATATTGTCGACCGCTATCAGCATCCGGAAGGCGAAGTGACGATCGGCGTGGTCGGCAAGTATGTCGGTCTGCCGGACGCCTACAAGAGCCTCAACGAGGCGCTGGTGCACGGCGGCATGGCCAACCGGGTCAAGGTCAACATCAAGTGGATCGATGCCGAACTGTTCGAGGCGGGCGACGACGAGATCGTCAACCGGCTTGAGCCGATGCACGGCATCCTGGTGCCGGGCGGCTTCGGGGTGCGCGGCTCGGAAGGCAAGATTGCCTCGGTCCGCTTCGCCCGGGAACGCAAGGTGCCGTTCTTCGGCATCTGCCTTGGCATGCAGATGGCGTGCATCGAGGGCGCACGCAATACGGCTGGGATTGCCGGGGCGGGCTCGACCGAGTTTGGCGAGCCGGCCGAGCCGGTGGTTGGCATCATCACCGAATGGATGAGCGCCGAAGGCCTGCAAAAGCGTGGTGCCAATACCGACCTTGGCGGCACCATGCGGCTGGGGGCCTATGAGGCGAAGCTTGGCGCCAATAGCCACGTGTCCTCCGTTTATGGCGGCGCGACGACCATTTCGGAACGCCACCGCCACCGCTACGAAGTCAACTCAGCCTATCGCGATGCGCTTGAGCAGGGTGGGCTGGTTTTTTCGGGGATGTCGCCCGACGGGCTGCTGCCCGAAATCGTCGAACGGCCGGACCATCCCTGGTTTATCGGCGTCCAGTTTCACCCGGAACTGAAGAGCCGGCCGTTCGATCCGCACCCGCTGTTCGCCGGGTTCATCGCTGCGGCAGTCCAGCAGGCGCGACTGGTTTGA